One Brassica napus cultivar Da-Ae chromosome C4, Da-Ae, whole genome shotgun sequence genomic region harbors:
- the LOC111215148 gene encoding troponin T, skeletal muscle: MASPNPYTKHPSPPRTTAAATPPSVSPASGGFFSKSILLGMFLLALPLFPSQAPDFVGETVLTKLWELIHLLFVGIAVAYGLFSRRNVEESNVESRMSCVDESSLSYVSRILQVSSVFDEEEEEEMNKSEYGEINQVQAWNSRYLQGRSKVVVARPAYGLDGHVVHQSLGLPVRSLRSALEEEESLADDDDEVMAAAPSSPWHSSPEMMAMGDDGTRFTSRSSVSSSSSSQTSFESNDQKNRYSPSRSVSGDSLISNVEEKSLQGSSRPSPSPPPSPELVRDDTHRRVLHSRHYSDGFLLEEDVRQEGFEDELEGSKDRGGFSKKDPGSKSLKLTAESSLNKSPRSYPPDLISSPVDHSTARRRYLQQNSDGHLFEKGLESDHNKMSVKKVRSHDSLEFQPRNDKASRRAIRSSSRGGSDTLVVKDNKRNSEDDDDSEDYDNTRNKDLPGDNKEVISNSPRSEPQSWRGSSKVSSRGKSVRTIRSDSSDDRAESHGRTKPRRQWQQELAIVLHQEKHSETLTTSEPEDDDVMEESEAEQPEVTLEEEEEEEEEEEEEEEEEEEEVVAWESQSNASNEHYEVDRKADEFIAKFREQIRLQKLHSCEQRRGGGTGVIRNRHFR, from the coding sequence ATGGCGTCTCCGAATCCATACACCAAGCATCCTTCTCCTCCGCGAACCACCGCCGCCGCTACGCCGCCGTCTGTCTCCCCAGCCAGCGGAGGCTTCTTCTCTAAGTCTATCCTACTCGGTATGTTCCTTCTCGCCTTGCCGCTGTTCCCTTCTCAGGCTCCAGACTTCGTCGGAGAGACGGTTCTCACCAAGCTCTGGGAGCTGATTCACCTCCTGTTCGTCGGCATTGCCGTCGCTTACGGTTTGTTTAGTCGTAGGAATGTCGAAGAATCAAATGTTGAGTCGAGGATGAGTTGTGTAGATGAGTCTTCCTTGTCTTACGTGTCTAGAATCCTCCAGGTTTCCTCTGTTTTTgacgaggaggaggaagaggagatgAATAAGTCTGAGTATGGTGAGATCAATCAAGTGCAAGCTTGGAACTCGCGGTATTTGCAAGGGAGGTCTAAGGTTGTTGTTGCTCGACCAGCTTATGGTCTTGATGGTCACGTTGTGCACCAGTCACTAGGCTTGCCGGTTAGGAGTTTAAGGTCGGCTCTTGAGGAGGAGGAGTCATtggctgatgatgatgatgaggtcATGGCTGCTGCTCCGTCTTCTCCGTGGCATTCTAGTCCTGAGATGATGGCAATGGGAGACGATGGAACCCGGTTTACGAGTCGGTCtagtgtttcttcttcttcttcatcacaaaCTAGTTTTGAGTCCAATGATCAGAAGAACAGATACTCTCCTTCTCGTTCTGTTTCTGGAGATTCTTTAATCTCTAATGTGGAGGAAAAGAGTCTTCAGGGTTCATCACGGCCATCACCGTCTCCACCACCATCGCCAGAGTTAGTGAGGGATGATACTCATAGGCGTGTCTTACATTCTAGGCATTATAGTGATGGTTTTTTGTTAGAGGAAGATGTGAGGCAAGAAGGGTTTGAAGATGAACTAGAGGGAAGTAAAGACAGAGGAGGCTTTAGCAAGAAGGATCCAGGATCTAAATCACTTAAGCTCACTGCTGAAAGTTCCTTGAACAAGTCTCCCAGATCTTATCCTCCTGATCTCATCTCATCACCCGTTGATCATTCCACTGCTAGAAGACGGTATCTTCAGCAAAACAGCGATGGCCATTTGTTTGAGAAAGGATTAGAGTCTGACCATAACAAGATGAGTGTCAAGAAGGTGCGGAGCCACGACTCTTTGGAGTTCCAACCAAggaatgataaagcttcaagGCGTGCAATTCGTTCTTCTTCGCGAGGTGGCAGTGACACTTTGGTGGTGAAAGACAACAAAAGAAACTCAGAGGATGATGATGACTCTGAGGATTATGATAATACTAGAAATAAAGATCTTCCTGGTGATAACAAGGAAGTAATATCAAACAGTCCAAGATCTGAACCACAATCTTGGAGAGGTTCTAGTAAAGTTTCATCTAGAGGGAAGTCAGTGAGGACCATAAGATCTGATTCATCTGATGATAGGGCAGAGAGCCATGGAAGAACAAAACCAAGAAGACAATGGCAACAAGAACTAGCAATAGTACTACACCAGGAGAAGCATTCAGAAACTCTCACTACATCAGAGCCAGAAGATGATGATGTTATGGAAGAGAGTGAGGCAGAGCAACCTGAAGTAACcttagaggaggaggaggaagaagaagaagaagaagaagaagaagaagaagaagaagaagaagaagttgttgcTTGGGAAAGCCAGAGTAATGCAAGCAATGAGCATTACGAAGTTGATAGAAAAGCTGATGAGTTCATAGCCAAGTTCAGAGAACAGATTAGGTTGCAGAAACTTCATTCCTGTGAGCAACGTAGAGGAGGTGGCACTGGCGTTATCAGAAACAGACACTTCAGATGA
- the LOC111205285 gene encoding peptidyl-prolyl cis-trans isomerase FKBP20-2, chloroplastic-like, which produces MLQESTGGRKKAMLTILSNPLSPKLTSLCESLGILNRRSKSSTCCSLSQEPKYQSLSRRNLVYVLVTSPCLFPALPSYAKTKSKSPYDERRLLEQNKRIQRENNAPDEFPNFVREGFEVKVVASDNYVKADSGLIYRDFDVGQGDCPKDGQQVTFHYIGYNESGRRIDSTYIQGTPAKIRMGTNALVPGFEMGIRDMKPGGRRRIIIPPELGPPVGPSTFFSSKQFEVFDVELVSIQNCERRTIVGFYSDVTCN; this is translated from the exons ATGTTGCAGGAATCCACCGGAGGGAGAAAGAAAGCTATGCTGACGATTCTATCAAACCCTCTCTCTCCGAAGCTTACAAGTCTAT GTGAAAGCCTCGGGATCTTGAATCGTCGGAGTAAAAGCTCGACGTGTTGTTCATTGAGTCAAGAACCAAAGTACCAAAG TTTGAGTAGGAGGAATCTTGTTTATGTATTGGTTACTTCACCGTGTTTGTTTCCGGCGTTACCTTCGTATGCGAAGACTAAATCAAAGAGCCCTTATGACGAGAGAAGGTTACTAGAACAGAACAAGAGGATACAAAGAGAGAACAATGCTCCTGATGAGTTTCCCAACTTTGTTAGAGAAG GTTTTGAGGTTAAGGTAGTAGCTTCAGATAATTACGTAAAGGCAGATTCAGGACTTATATATCGAGATTTCGATGTTGGTCAAGGTGATTGCCCTAAAGATGGCCAGCAG GTGACATTTCATTATATTGGATATAATGAGTCTGGAAGAAGAATAGATAGTACTTACATACAAGGAACTCCTGCTAAGATCCGCATGGGAACCAATGCACTTGTTCCAG GATTTGAAATGGGCATTCGCGACATGAAGCCTGGTGGACGAAGAAGGATCATCATCCCTCCAGAACTGGGACCTCCG GTGGGACCTTCGACCTTCTTCAGCTCGAAGCAATTTGAAGTTTTTGACGTGGAGCTGGTTAGTATCCAGAACTGTGAGAGGAGGACAATAGTAGGATTCTACTCAGATGTCACTTGCAATTAA